In Fibrobacter sp. UWB15, the following proteins share a genomic window:
- the guaA gene encoding glutamine-hydrolyzing GMP synthase → MKNVDTIAVLDFGGQYAHLIANRVRRLGVFTEIHSPAAPVSELEGVKGIIYSGGPSSVYAADAPEYNPEILNLPVPKLGICYGHQLIAQQLGGHVEPGKVKEYGIADLIVGDENCPILKGLPKASPMWMSHGDQVTKLPEGYKIVASTKDCEIAAVAFDSDKPERQIFGIQFHPEVTHSKFGMKLLENFVDFTGAKKTWNMKSYLPLITERIKEQVKDRKVFLLVSGGVDSTVAFVLLNRVLGPEKVLGLHVDNGMMRLGESQKIMDFLTKEGMNNLKVRDASEHFLAKLKGVTAPETKRGIIGKEFLTVKDEEMAKLNLDPNQWMMAQGTIYPDTIESGGTKNADKIKTHHNRVQEVLDLMEKGLVLEPLADLYKDEVRALGEELGIPHNLVWRHPFPGPGLGVRLLCSEGKLTDDMVKFEDVRDTNGQSLADYLKANNIAGRLLPIKSVGVQGDGRTYAQPFLITTPGLSWKDCEKFSTELANRFKAINRVIYQIGSVADEDPKLVEQYATRENFDTLRKFDNICTEFLQANDLYEKIWQMPVVLVPLRTANKPCIVMRPVNSTEAMTANFAEIDQGMLAGLWRKFEAEGAGSLWYDVTHKPPGTIEWE, encoded by the coding sequence ATGAAAAACGTCGATACTATTGCAGTTTTGGACTTTGGCGGGCAGTACGCCCACCTGATTGCTAACCGCGTGCGTCGCCTGGGCGTGTTTACCGAAATCCACTCTCCCGCCGCTCCCGTCAGCGAACTCGAAGGCGTGAAGGGAATCATTTACAGCGGCGGTCCCAGCAGCGTGTATGCGGCCGATGCCCCGGAATACAATCCCGAAATTCTGAACCTGCCGGTGCCCAAACTCGGCATCTGCTACGGTCACCAGCTCATTGCCCAGCAGCTGGGCGGTCACGTGGAACCGGGCAAGGTGAAGGAATACGGCATCGCCGACCTTATTGTAGGTGACGAGAATTGCCCGATTCTGAAGGGACTCCCGAAAGCTAGCCCCATGTGGATGAGCCACGGCGACCAGGTCACGAAGCTCCCCGAGGGCTACAAAATTGTGGCGAGCACCAAGGACTGCGAAATCGCGGCCGTCGCTTTCGACAGCGACAAGCCCGAACGCCAGATTTTCGGCATCCAGTTCCACCCCGAAGTCACCCACAGCAAGTTCGGCATGAAGCTGCTCGAGAACTTCGTGGACTTCACGGGTGCCAAGAAGACTTGGAACATGAAGAGCTACCTGCCGCTCATCACGGAACGCATCAAGGAACAGGTCAAGGACCGCAAGGTATTCCTGCTCGTGAGTGGCGGCGTGGACTCCACCGTTGCATTCGTGCTCCTGAACCGCGTGCTCGGACCGGAAAAGGTTCTCGGCCTGCATGTGGATAACGGCATGATGCGCCTCGGCGAATCCCAGAAGATTATGGACTTCCTCACGAAGGAAGGCATGAACAACCTCAAGGTCCGCGATGCAAGCGAACACTTCCTCGCAAAGCTCAAGGGCGTGACCGCACCGGAAACCAAGCGCGGAATCATCGGTAAGGAATTCTTGACGGTGAAGGACGAGGAAATGGCGAAACTCAACCTCGATCCGAACCAGTGGATGATGGCGCAGGGCACCATCTACCCCGACACCATCGAAAGCGGCGGCACCAAGAACGCCGACAAAATCAAGACGCACCACAACCGCGTGCAAGAAGTTTTGGATCTCATGGAAAAGGGACTCGTGCTCGAACCGCTCGCCGACCTGTACAAGGACGAAGTCCGCGCCCTCGGCGAAGAACTCGGCATTCCGCACAACCTCGTGTGGCGTCACCCGTTCCCGGGTCCGGGCCTCGGCGTTCGCCTGCTCTGCAGCGAAGGCAAGCTCACCGACGATATGGTGAAGTTCGAAGACGTTCGTGACACAAATGGCCAGAGCCTCGCCGACTACCTGAAGGCAAACAACATAGCAGGCCGCCTGCTCCCCATCAAGAGCGTGGGCGTGCAGGGCGACGGCCGCACCTACGCGCAGCCGTTCCTCATCACCACTCCGGGCCTTAGCTGGAAGGACTGCGAAAAGTTCTCCACCGAACTTGCCAACCGCTTCAAGGCCATCAACCGCGTGATTTACCAGATTGGTTCTGTTGCAGATGAAGACCCGAAGCTTGTGGAACAGTACGCCACTCGCGAAAACTTCGATACACTCCGCAAGTTCGACAACATCTGCACCGAATTCCTGCAGGCAAACGACCTGTACGAAAAAATCTGGCAGATGCCCGTGGTGCTCGTCCCGCTCCGTACGGCTAACAAGCCCTGCATCGTGATGCGCCCGGTGAACTCCACCGAAGCCATGACTGCCAATTTCGCCGAAATCGACCAGGGAATGCTGGCCGGACTCTGGCGCAAGTTCGAAGCAGAAGGTGCCGGCAGCCTGTGGTACGACGTGACCCACAAGCCCCCTGGTACAATTGAGTGGGAGTAA
- the serS gene encoding serine--tRNA ligase: MLDIKKIRENPEYYIAETEKKYTTVSLRDVLAVDNERRPLLTEVERLKSERNAQSKRIGELKKKGENADEAQAATRELGNKIDELDKKLKELDYKQTEMLMHVPNIAPRSPEGKDSSDNVVEKDGPIPADYYTKNDDFARVDHKTLGERLGIFDFERGAKISGSGFPVYRGLGSRLERALIQFFLDEHMKNGFEEFTPPYLVTRNTMRGTGQLPKFEEDMYRCDKDDDLFLIPTAEVPLTNLYSGEVIPESELPKRICAYSACFRREAGSYGKDTRGLLRLHQFNKVEMVYFAHPEHSYEDHEELTRFGEKLLEKLGLPYHRLALCKGDLGFGAAKCYDLEVYAPVEKKWLEVSSCSNFEDYQARRANIKTKINGKNVYVHTLNGSGLATPRVMVGICDNYQQKDGSLKIPEVLRPYMGGLEVIEPKK, encoded by the coding sequence ATGCTTGATATCAAAAAGATCCGTGAAAATCCGGAATACTACATTGCTGAAACCGAAAAGAAATATACGACCGTAAGCCTTCGTGACGTGCTCGCCGTCGATAACGAACGCCGCCCGCTCCTCACTGAAGTCGAACGCCTCAAGAGCGAACGCAACGCACAGTCCAAGCGCATTGGCGAACTCAAGAAGAAGGGCGAAAACGCAGACGAAGCTCAGGCCGCCACACGCGAACTCGGCAACAAGATCGACGAACTCGACAAGAAGCTCAAGGAACTCGACTACAAGCAGACCGAAATGCTCATGCACGTGCCGAACATCGCTCCGCGTTCTCCGGAAGGCAAGGACTCTAGCGACAACGTGGTCGAAAAAGACGGCCCGATTCCCGCCGACTACTACACCAAGAACGACGACTTCGCCCGCGTGGACCACAAGACTTTGGGCGAACGCCTCGGCATTTTTGACTTCGAACGTGGCGCAAAGATTTCCGGTTCCGGCTTCCCGGTTTACCGCGGTCTCGGTTCCCGCCTGGAACGTGCCCTCATCCAATTCTTCCTCGACGAACACATGAAGAACGGCTTCGAAGAATTCACGCCGCCGTACTTGGTGACTCGCAACACCATGCGCGGCACGGGCCAGCTCCCGAAGTTCGAAGAAGACATGTACCGCTGCGACAAAGACGACGACCTGTTCCTCATCCCGACCGCAGAAGTGCCTCTGACTAACCTCTACTCCGGCGAAGTGATTCCGGAATCCGAACTCCCGAAGCGCATCTGCGCCTACTCCGCCTGCTTCCGCCGCGAAGCTGGCTCTTACGGCAAGGACACCCGCGGACTGCTGCGCCTGCACCAGTTCAACAAGGTCGAAATGGTCTACTTCGCTCACCCCGAACACAGCTACGAAGACCACGAAGAGCTCACCCGCTTCGGCGAAAAGCTCCTGGAAAAGCTCGGCCTCCCCTACCACCGCTTGGCCCTCTGCAAGGGCGACCTCGGTTTCGGTGCCGCCAAGTGCTATGACCTCGAAGTTTACGCTCCGGTCGAAAAGAAGTGGCTCGAAGTCAGCTCCTGCTCGAACTTCGAAGACTACCAGGCCCGCCGCGCAAACATCAAGACGAAGATTAACGGCAAGAACGTCTACGTCCACACGCTGAACGGTTCCGGCCTCGCCACTCCGCGCGTGATGGTCGGCATCTGCGACAACTACCAGCAGAAGGACGGCTCTCTCAAGATTCCTGAAGTGCTGCGTCCGTACATGGGCGGGCTCGAAGTTATCGAACCGAAGAAGTAA
- a CDS encoding M17 family metallopeptidase: MNLNIVSSENLKNVDSKAYALFYVKESVQFSTVLSPEGEEQVETILKGMKEGPFEDLEYLEIDGCNTFFVDAAKERGLSALDHLRMAAYRLAKKAMKKQIPCVSLFLADAADEQFKAILHGLHYADYKFDAYKSKQKPNFQVTYEIVAGEHVKEFKKIAEDVAVEQKAITLAKNLINTSASDLYPAKFVERAKTVAKYTEGLSIKVRNMKQLEKEGFMGHVTVGKGSSHEPHMITLEYKPSKRTSKDHLVIVGKGLTFDTGGLCLKPPKSMPEMISDMSGAATALAAIQAIATLKLPIRVSAVCCLAENAIGNKSVLPGDIFTAKNGKTVMVDNTDAEGRLVLSDGLAEAGLIGATHIVDLATLTGAMVRALGYAVTGFFSNDDDLGLKVINCGEACCEKFWSMPLEEEYADALKDHFADLKNTGSDAGAISAALFLQEFVPENTAWTHWDIAGTAFVDKKWKYTEYGATGFGVQTLIQLAREFSAAE; this comes from the coding sequence ATGAATCTGAATATCGTTTCTTCCGAAAATCTCAAAAACGTTGACAGCAAGGCATACGCCCTGTTTTATGTCAAAGAATCTGTTCAATTTTCAACCGTTCTCTCCCCCGAAGGCGAAGAACAGGTCGAAACCATTCTGAAGGGCATGAAGGAAGGCCCCTTCGAAGACCTCGAATACCTAGAAATCGACGGCTGCAACACCTTCTTTGTAGACGCCGCCAAGGAGCGCGGCCTTTCCGCCCTCGACCACCTGCGCATGGCCGCCTACCGTCTCGCCAAAAAGGCGATGAAGAAGCAGATTCCCTGCGTAAGCCTGTTCCTCGCCGACGCGGCCGATGAACAGTTCAAGGCCATTTTGCACGGCCTGCATTACGCCGACTACAAGTTCGACGCTTACAAGAGCAAACAAAAGCCGAACTTCCAGGTGACCTACGAAATCGTTGCCGGCGAACACGTCAAGGAATTCAAGAAGATTGCCGAAGACGTCGCCGTAGAACAGAAGGCCATTACGCTTGCCAAGAACTTAATCAACACAAGTGCATCCGACCTCTACCCCGCCAAATTCGTGGAACGCGCAAAGACCGTCGCCAAGTACACCGAAGGCTTAAGCATCAAGGTTCGCAACATGAAGCAGCTCGAAAAGGAAGGCTTCATGGGCCACGTGACCGTCGGCAAGGGCAGCTCGCACGAGCCGCACATGATTACGCTTGAATACAAGCCCAGCAAGCGCACCTCCAAGGACCACTTGGTGATTGTCGGCAAGGGACTCACTTTTGATACCGGCGGACTCTGCCTGAAACCGCCTAAATCCATGCCCGAAATGATCAGCGACATGAGCGGTGCAGCGACCGCGCTCGCCGCCATCCAGGCTATCGCTACGCTCAAGCTCCCGATTCGCGTGAGCGCCGTCTGCTGCCTCGCCGAAAACGCCATTGGTAATAAGTCCGTGCTGCCGGGCGACATCTTTACCGCCAAGAACGGCAAGACCGTCATGGTCGACAACACCGACGCCGAAGGCCGCCTGGTCTTAAGCGACGGACTTGCCGAAGCGGGCCTCATCGGCGCAACGCACATCGTGGACCTCGCCACCCTTACGGGCGCCATGGTCCGCGCCCTCGGCTATGCCGTCACGGGATTCTTCAGCAACGATGACGACTTGGGCCTGAAGGTAATCAACTGCGGCGAAGCCTGCTGCGAAAAGTTCTGGAGCATGCCGCTCGAAGAAGAATACGCCGACGCGCTCAAGGATCACTTCGCCGACCTCAAGAACACCGGCAGCGACGCAGGTGCCATTTCTGCAGCGCTTTTCCTGCAGGAATTCGTGCCCGAAAACACCGCCTGGACGCACTGGGATATTGCAGGCACCGCATTCGTCGACAAGAAGTGGAAATACACCGAATACGGCGCGACTGGATTCGGTGTGCAGACACTGATTCAACTTGCCCGCGAATTTAGCGCAGCCGAGTAA
- a CDS encoding calcium/sodium antiporter, with amino-acid sequence MILAIVAVILGLAVLVWSADKFVDGAVGIAEFCGMSTLLIGMVIVGFGTSAPELTVSAISASQGNPALALGNAYGSNIANIALILGATALISPILMQRSVIRGDLPILIAVSLLSIALVWDGSVVRWNGVLLLVVFALVMAYSIWRELKKARVEASNSVEEESAGKQTSLGKSIFWLVLGLALLVASSRALVWGAVEIARTLGVSDLLIGLTIVAIGTSLPELASSIAAARKGENDLALGNIIGSNLFNTLAVVGLAATISPMDEIEKAVTYRDMPLMTALTVALIVLGFRRKGEGRLNRIAGAILLAVYVGYLALLIAQAKG; translated from the coding sequence ATGATTCTTGCCATTGTCGCTGTAATTCTTGGCCTTGCGGTTCTCGTCTGGAGTGCTGATAAATTTGTGGACGGAGCCGTAGGTATTGCCGAATTTTGCGGCATGTCTACACTTCTGATTGGTATGGTAATCGTAGGCTTTGGAACGTCGGCTCCGGAGCTTACGGTTTCTGCTATATCGGCTTCTCAAGGGAATCCTGCACTGGCACTGGGTAATGCCTACGGCAGTAACATTGCAAATATCGCTTTGATCCTTGGTGCGACTGCGCTTATTTCTCCGATTCTAATGCAGCGCTCCGTGATTCGCGGTGATTTGCCGATTCTGATCGCTGTGTCGTTGCTTTCTATTGCATTAGTGTGGGATGGTAGCGTGGTGCGCTGGAATGGCGTACTTTTGCTGGTTGTCTTTGCGCTGGTCATGGCTTACAGCATTTGGCGTGAATTGAAAAAGGCTAGGGTCGAGGCATCAAATTCTGTTGAAGAAGAATCCGCCGGAAAACAGACTTCCTTAGGCAAATCCATTTTCTGGCTTGTCTTGGGGCTTGCCTTGCTGGTGGCTAGTTCTCGAGCTCTCGTTTGGGGGGCTGTCGAAATTGCCCGTACGCTTGGCGTGAGTGACTTGTTGATTGGTCTTACGATTGTCGCTATCGGTACATCTTTGCCGGAACTGGCAAGTTCCATTGCTGCGGCGCGCAAGGGCGAAAACGATCTTGCCTTGGGCAATATTATCGGTTCTAACCTGTTCAATACGCTTGCGGTGGTGGGCCTAGCGGCAACTATTTCTCCGATGGATGAAATTGAAAAGGCGGTCACTTATCGCGACATGCCTTTGATGACTGCTTTGACGGTTGCCTTGATTGTGCTTGGCTTTAGGCGTAAAGGCGAGGGGCGTTTAAACCGTATCGCCGGTGCAATTCTTTTAGCGGTTTATGTTGGCTACCTAGCCCTGCTTATAGCACAAGCGAAAGGCTAG
- a CDS encoding 8-oxo-dGTP diphosphatase: MLNTTLCYIEQDGKYLLLHRVKKKNDINKDKWIGIGGKFEEWESPEDCIKREALEETGLTLIRPKYRGIVTFISDGMDQTEFMHLFTATEFTGTLKECDEGTLEWVAKEDVAKLPHWDGDLIFLALLERGAPFFSLKLTYKGSSLTEALLNEEPVTVSDVTQG, from the coding sequence ATGCTCAACACAACCCTCTGCTACATCGAACAAGACGGCAAGTACTTGCTGCTCCACCGCGTCAAGAAGAAAAACGACATCAACAAGGACAAGTGGATCGGCATTGGCGGCAAGTTCGAGGAATGGGAATCTCCCGAGGACTGCATCAAGCGCGAGGCTCTCGAAGAAACGGGCCTCACGCTGATTCGCCCCAAGTACAGAGGGATTGTCACCTTCATTAGCGACGGCATGGACCAGACCGAGTTCATGCACCTGTTCACGGCGACCGAGTTTACCGGCACGCTCAAGGAATGCGACGAAGGCACGCTCGAATGGGTTGCCAAGGAAGACGTGGCCAAGCTCCCCCACTGGGACGGCGACCTCATTTTCTTGGCACTCCTTGAACGAGGCGCGCCTTTCTTTTCACTCAAGCTCACCTACAAGGGAAGCTCCCTGACCGAAGCCTTGCTGAACGAAGAACCCGTGACCGTGAGCGACGTCACACAAGGGTAA
- a CDS encoding PHB depolymerase family esterase produces MKYLLPILAAASMSFAQWGGWGGGGGGKTLNDYKKMSVSGREIHVYAPSDLKENSPLLISCHGMDQDPNYQQSNTHWEAVADTAGFVVVYPRGGTGMSTWDIQGDKDTKWMTEIIDQMYTDYKIDKKRVYLSGFSMGGMFTYHSMSKIADKIAAFAPTSGTNVFGASKAMRPVPIIHPHGTNDDVLNYSQVEGFIKNYRDQFNCPAQAKEETNYPNAENNGATMYTWGPCDKGVYIKHLKLPGRGHSPSKADVSDIWNFIKQWDVNGLISEKPEPESSSSEVASSSSEAPKSSSSVKPAESSSSGNPQALLEDLSLASVSVYKSSDNSIMVANAQGKSITVFNSLGNVVSTTTRGIAGAQKVYTGAKGVYIVKVGSRTFKTSL; encoded by the coding sequence ATGAAATACTTGTTACCAATTTTGGCAGCAGCGTCGATGTCTTTTGCCCAATGGGGCGGCTGGGGCGGAGGCGGTGGAGGAAAAACTCTTAACGACTACAAAAAGATGTCCGTTTCGGGTCGAGAAATCCATGTCTATGCCCCGTCGGATCTTAAGGAAAATAGCCCGTTGCTCATTTCATGTCACGGTATGGACCAGGACCCCAATTACCAGCAATCCAACACCCACTGGGAAGCTGTAGCCGATACGGCGGGCTTTGTGGTTGTTTACCCGAGAGGCGGTACGGGCATGAGTACCTGGGATATCCAGGGCGATAAGGATACCAAGTGGATGACCGAAATCATCGACCAGATGTACACCGACTACAAGATCGATAAGAAACGCGTGTATCTTTCTGGCTTCTCGATGGGTGGCATGTTCACCTATCATTCTATGAGCAAGATTGCCGACAAGATCGCCGCCTTTGCGCCTACTTCTGGTACGAACGTGTTCGGTGCGTCCAAGGCGATGCGTCCGGTGCCTATCATCCATCCGCATGGAACTAACGATGATGTGCTGAATTACAGCCAGGTGGAAGGCTTCATCAAGAATTACCGTGACCAGTTCAACTGCCCGGCTCAGGCAAAAGAAGAAACGAATTATCCCAATGCCGAAAATAATGGTGCTACGATGTACACTTGGGGCCCTTGCGACAAGGGTGTCTATATTAAGCACTTGAAGCTCCCTGGCCGTGGTCACAGCCCCTCCAAGGCAGATGTCTCCGATATCTGGAACTTCATCAAGCAGTGGGATGTAAACGGCCTTATTAGCGAAAAGCCTGAACCGGAATCCTCTTCTAGCGAAGTGGCGTCTTCTTCTTCTGAAGCTCCGAAGTCCTCTAGCAGTGTAAAGCCCGCAGAATCTTCTAGCTCGGGTAATCCTCAGGCTTTGCTCGAAGATCTTAGCTTGGCCTCGGTCTCTGTCTATAAGTCTTCAGACAACAGCATCATGGTTGCTAACGCTCAGGGCAAGTCCATCACCGTGTTCAATAGCCTTGGCAACGTCGTTAGCACGACGACCCGTGGCATTGCAGGCGCCCAGAAGGTTTACACTGGAGCCAAGGGCGTGTACATTGTGAAGGTCGGTTCTAGAACGTTCAAGACCTCGCTTTAA
- a CDS encoding outer membrane beta-barrel protein — protein sequence MNRKLTGILSVLALSAMSFAQAPAAAPAATAAPAEQAPAAAPAEESAPVAVRGADAAAPVAAEQTAAPAEQAAPAAVAAAPAAPAEEPVAEPAVVVAPKAVRGADNKDVGPSSEAAQRFRDARNTVYYETVYTREDGVPVRTVYVAEREGKDTVTLDELRGLYPMKFKIGARGSVGAYQLAGNDWDSDQYSGVTWRAGLVSIIPLNLYTMGIKLGVLFEQSKASESYYVGIDEIPTSYRFSQKKIDIPVLFTFKSASSRFFFDLGVEMSIPLYDKLRVSYTDRNDNKHSERIDLIDDYRSELDWAFVFGFSIMANDYLSLDISANLGVSDLYDGHRKNMNMNLDASSLNLGISVYPF from the coding sequence ATGAATCGTAAACTTACTGGTATTCTTAGCGTTCTAGCCCTTTCGGCGATGTCTTTTGCCCAGGCTCCCGCAGCCGCCCCTGCTGCAACTGCTGCTCCTGCTGAACAGGCTCCTGCAGCTGCTCCGGCAGAAGAATCTGCTCCTGTTGCCGTTCGTGGCGCAGACGCAGCCGCTCCCGTTGCCGCTGAACAAACTGCAGCCCCTGCTGAACAGGCCGCTCCTGCCGCTGTAGCTGCTGCTCCCGCAGCCCCCGCTGAAGAACCTGTTGCAGAACCTGCCGTGGTTGTTGCTCCCAAGGCTGTTCGCGGAGCCGATAACAAGGATGTCGGTCCTTCTTCTGAAGCCGCCCAGCGTTTCCGTGATGCTCGCAATACCGTTTATTACGAAACAGTCTATACACGTGAAGACGGCGTTCCTGTCCGTACCGTTTATGTTGCCGAACGCGAAGGAAAGGACACGGTTACCCTCGATGAACTTAGGGGCCTTTATCCTATGAAGTTTAAGATCGGTGCCCGCGGTTCTGTGGGTGCTTACCAATTGGCCGGTAACGATTGGGACAGCGACCAGTATAGTGGTGTAACCTGGAGAGCGGGTCTTGTATCTATCATTCCGCTGAACCTTTATACGATGGGTATTAAGCTTGGCGTACTTTTTGAACAGAGCAAGGCTAGTGAATCCTATTATGTAGGCATTGATGAAATTCCTACGAGTTACAGATTCAGTCAAAAGAAAATCGATATTCCGGTTCTCTTTACGTTCAAGTCCGCTTCATCAAGGTTCTTCTTTGATCTCGGTGTCGAAATGTCGATCCCGCTGTACGACAAGCTTCGCGTTTCTTATACCGACCGTAATGACAATAAACATTCGGAACGAATCGATTTGATTGACGACTATCGTTCTGAATTGGATTGGGCTTTTGTTTTTGGTTTCTCGATTATGGCAAACGACTACTTGTCGCTTGACATTAGTGCCAACCTGGGTGTGTCCGATTTGTACGACGGTCATCGTAAGAACATGAATATGAACTTGGATGCCTCTTCGCTCAACTTGGGAATTTCCGTTTACCCGTTCTAA
- a CDS encoding nucleoside recognition domain-containing protein, producing MVLNIIWLVFFFGAFVACMVQWIAFGDSGIFNKAILGAFDMSKTAFEIAIGLTGILSLWLGIMKIGEKAGAVQILARIVSPLFSRLFPEIPKNHPVIGTMLMNISANMLGLDNAATPMGLQAMKQLQEINPNEDKSVASNSQIMFLVLNASGLTLIPVSIMTYRAQMGASNPSDVFLPLLLSTFFSTIAGIVALSFFQKVKLKDPVTVAWLGGLSACVISIMVYFSHLTAEAIGTTSLLISGIALFGIIVAFLGLAVYKKIQAYEAFVEGAKDGFHTAVMIIPNLVAILVGVAVFRASGAMDLLLNGVSWILGLCGAGSDIVPALPTAIMKPLSGSGARGMMIDAMKTLGPDSFAGRLSCMFQGAADTTFYIIAVYFGSVGVKKTRHAVTCALIADAAGVIAAIAIAYLFFPPN from the coding sequence ATGGTTTTAAACATTATCTGGCTCGTATTCTTCTTTGGCGCGTTTGTCGCCTGCATGGTCCAATGGATCGCTTTTGGCGACTCCGGAATATTCAACAAGGCAATCCTCGGTGCATTCGACATGTCCAAGACGGCTTTCGAAATCGCGATTGGCCTTACAGGCATCTTGAGCCTTTGGCTTGGCATCATGAAGATTGGCGAAAAAGCTGGTGCGGTCCAGATTCTTGCAAGGATTGTCTCGCCTCTGTTCAGCAGGCTCTTCCCCGAAATTCCAAAGAACCACCCGGTGATTGGCACCATGCTCATGAACATCAGCGCCAACATGCTCGGACTCGATAACGCCGCCACTCCGATGGGCTTACAGGCCATGAAACAGCTGCAAGAAATCAACCCGAACGAAGACAAGTCCGTCGCAAGCAATTCCCAGATTATGTTCCTGGTGCTGAACGCGAGCGGCCTTACGCTGATTCCGGTGAGCATTATGACTTACCGCGCGCAGATGGGAGCATCCAATCCAAGCGACGTATTCCTTCCGCTCCTGCTTTCTACGTTCTTCAGCACTATCGCAGGCATTGTCGCCCTCAGCTTTTTCCAGAAGGTCAAGCTCAAGGATCCGGTAACAGTCGCCTGGCTCGGCGGACTTTCGGCTTGCGTTATTTCTATCATGGTCTACTTCAGCCACCTGACGGCCGAAGCAATCGGCACCACAAGCCTTTTGATTAGCGGTATCGCCCTGTTCGGAATTATCGTGGCCTTCCTCGGGCTGGCTGTCTACAAGAAGATTCAAGCTTACGAAGCCTTCGTAGAAGGCGCCAAGGACGGTTTCCATACCGCCGTCATGATTATTCCGAACTTGGTGGCAATCCTTGTAGGTGTCGCCGTTTTCCGTGCCAGCGGCGCTATGGATTTGTTACTGAACGGAGTTTCCTGGATTCTCGGACTTTGCGGTGCCGGTAGCGATATTGTGCCCGCACTCCCCACCGCCATCATGAAGCCCCTGAGCGGTAGCGGTGCCCGCGGCATGATGATCGATGCAATGAAGACTCTAGGCCCCGACAGCTTTGCCGGACGCCTCAGTTGCATGTTCCAGGGAGCCGCCGACACGACTTTCTACATCATCGCCGTGTACTTCGGATCGGTCGGGGTCAAGAAGACCCGCCACGCTGTTACCTGCGCTTTAATTGCAGATGCGGCAGGCGTGATTGCAGCCATCGCCATCGCCTACCTGTTCTTCCCACCCAATTAA
- the lptE gene encoding LPS assembly lipoprotein LptE, with protein MFSRNVSRLLCLVAVALFAGLLSGCYSFTASTLPSHIKTVKIHEVEDKTLDPVLANNIREGVVEMFRKNAGGVRLVTGDATADFEMTLLSYTNKPENYNSNSDVETYRVTIRVSVKFFDNVKDKVIYESKSLSAEGTYDVQANETEDRHGQARAIEKLQDLIITNALAKW; from the coding sequence ATGTTTTCTAGGAACGTGTCTCGTTTACTTTGTTTAGTCGCTGTCGCTCTATTTGCGGGGCTTTTGAGTGGTTGCTACAGCTTTACGGCGTCGACGCTCCCGAGCCATATCAAGACGGTCAAGATTCACGAAGTCGAAGACAAGACGCTTGACCCGGTGCTTGCCAACAACATTCGTGAGGGCGTGGTCGAGATGTTCCGCAAGAATGCAGGCGGCGTGCGCCTTGTAACCGGTGACGCCACGGCAGACTTCGAGATGACTCTCTTAAGCTATACGAACAAGCCCGAAAACTACAACAGCAACAGCGATGTCGAAACATACCGCGTGACAATCCGCGTGAGCGTCAAGTTCTTTGATAACGTGAAGGATAAGGTGATTTACGAATCTAAGTCTCTCAGTGCAGAAGGCACCTACGACGTGCAGGCGAATGAAACTGAAGACCGTCATGGCCAGGCCCGCGCCATTGAAAAACTCCAAGACCTGATTATCACAAATGCATTGGCAAAGTGGTAA